The genomic segment AACCTCATGTTCATTTTAGAATACCTGGCTTCTCATGTATAAGAGAAGACAGAAGTGATGGCTACGGTGGTGTAGCTATCCTTGTTAAAAGATCTATTTCCTTTACCCATATACCCATTCCTCAGCATAATAGTGACTTCTCAATTATAGCAGTTAGTATAAGTAATATTTCATTTGTGTCCCTTTATATTCCTCATCCATCATCAGCAATATTTGACGAAGTTGAAAGTATACTAGATAATATTCCAAAGCCAGCATTAATCATGGGAGATCTCAATGCCCAGCATCAATCCTGGGGCAGCTCTAATTCAAATTTTTATGGTTCTAGAATGCTAGAATTATTAGACAGtttaaatttatgtttattaaatacTGGTGAGCCTACGCGACGAACTTCACCTAACGAAGGTATTAGTATACCAGATCTATCATTTTCTACACCTGACATAGCTTCTTCTTTAACTTGGGCAACGCTAAGCTCGTCATACGGAAGTGATCCTTTTCCCATTGTTATAACTTTTCCTAATGAAGTAGGTAAATCATACGAAAGGCGCCCACCTCGTATGAAGTACAGGTTAGATGATGTAAATTGGTATGCATTCCAACAAGAAGTTCAACGCCAGATCCCTTCATTACCTGCTGTTAATGGTAGTAATCATTCAGAGTGCGCGGAAGCAATTTCTCAATTGTTAATTAAAACAGCTGATAGAATGTTTGTtacagtgggtagacacttctcatacaaagactagtctctatatgtagcaattgatatacaaccttatcctttaagcaataaagtgcattttggattgatttcactatagcaggggaacccgcggatcaataccaccatactaaaaataattgtttagtgtccttatgttggtagtattgttagtttgacaaatgaaaaaaaatgtctgtcaattgagtttgagtttttaaccggcgaattgattcgtgtgaagttattttctcagatttggtgcaatattactgtaaataaacttttctgtcgtttacgttgagttgattaagttcctccgtatcgggcgtgataaagtttgctgttcagtgttatgttttttgtgagatagagactcttttaaataagctgtgtttcaacttctacagaagtttaaactcttatttacttttctgtttaatgggtatgttatctacttacttgaaatattagatctattacaaatctatttttcattaaaaacaaccctatgtgatgaaaatgtaaatgtactttcaaaactggtaaatgcatgaaccagggcattgacactggttggagagaaattataggctttgtttaactaatacctatttcattttaggcttctactgataatggagagtagaaacaacaagaagtgcgttatttgtaataagaggcgaagtcgtggtggatcacccttacttttgagtaggtttcctctggattctgaccggtaagtttctaataacactcatttattacaagataattttactgattgtgtaaacttaaaggctgggattaatatttttaatcatacagtaaataaccataaccaatttttaatttcagtattttgtttcgtactctgtaaatgaattgcataacaatactaaaagaaattagttgatgaataaatttcagtttgttattctttttcttttctaataggtatttcttatttcagttgtcgaatgtgggttaaaaatgctggcatagaagacttagcatatgtacctattgaaaagttacaccaacttaagtttgtttgtggtgggcacttcactcctgaatccttcaatgccaaaggaactcggctgaagaactcagctattccaacactggaattgagcaatcccatcttgccagatgaagttttgacagagtttcctcttcatgtaaaagactccaataaagaaaacctcaagacaggtatgatgatgacttcaattatttttttaaaatttaatttactatctatcaatttttctgaattatttagatgtcttaattaattttctttggtttccaaaacaaaccaaccgaatgcaatttaacaaggttctttctttgtaaccacaaacatgaatgtgttgtatgcttatcaataaataatatataatttcaattattaattatatctatactttgttacagttctttatgatcattcatattgcattccaaagaagtcaaatccagttgaacgaggtatgtttatctaaaattatactaataatataaaaaggaaatatttaattgtttgtttgtatttgatcggctccgtaactcgaagccaagatagcctaaagtgcgggttagaaccccacagcttgaatattgtagtaaacccactcgtaacacaatttagcttagaatgaggtgttgagttagagggactttagtaatttgtgtaatacaaatccttaaaaaaaagtaccggaccaatttgaaaaattttaggcaatctacattaattagccaggtcagctagtttaataatatttataagctagtaatttttaatgtgagcaagacatgtactagactgattgtaccctaaagttgggtaagaacatgacattttattacccaattcacatttcattatctgctttcagttccccttacaactacaaccaaacaactaaattcaacatgtttgggagctgtggatataccagattctagtatttctgcgaaaacaacttttgaacctcttccttctacttccaatgcaccagaacatatgacctataaacccattactcatggtaagtgtacaaactaattatttaccttctaaaatatgccttccctcaaactaaagaatgccaccctggatgcgttctgcagtctgcagtcaggtcaaaatgaacttatatgtacaacattctaggtttctgtacattttatattaatgcgatttgaccgtgcggatacgaacaaagaacgcaaagcacacgtgactgattgccttatcacgaccacttacagattgtcttgacatacctgcagaccgcatccagaatacagaacattaaaacctctaaatgcctttaatttaatattgtcattgttattgaaggtgggcccacgcttcatattttatgagaagagctatcattatcctgtctttgcatttttttaaaacttgataatgattgattgatttggaaataatatgtttcataaaacaacaaaataaattttaaactaatttgcatatttataatatttcagatgataaaaacatttgccatcaagatgcacaggcagaaatattagtccacagttataaaagacctaagaaaaacattgaaatgaaaggtaagataaaacatacctaatttaaaaaactaagtaaaattgctgattaattaaccaatattcaattcaatttgctttaatgttgtttttttactaatggaaatgtttttattacagacacttcatcaacatttacaattaaagagaagaggctttggcgacagttacaaaatgcaaaaaaaaacaataaggaatatagcgaagtcaagagtgaatttagacaagttagattcggaagtgctgacatcgttagtaaaggatgtagtgcagaataacaaaaaaaagtcacaaggaaaaggtggactttagccaacaaaatatatgctttggctatatttaaacggtcccctaaagcataccgctatatgcaaaagctgtttacgctaccaagcactaaaacgctccaaaggattttaaaaaatataccaatggagcctggtataaataaaaatataattgatatgttagaggcaaaagcatcaagtatgccaaaggaaaataaatattgctcgttaatatttgacgagatggcgttaaagaaacggataatttataacgaaattgctgataaagtggatggctacgtggattatggagagggcgagaacatgggacgagaaaagaaaattgcagaccatgcgttagtgtttatgatacagggtgctaaacataaatacaaacaatatattgcgcactattttgtggaaggcacaatatcaacagcaaaactggcaaaaattatatcggacatcatcaaaaaattaaaagaaatcggatttgtggttctaacaacagtttgtgatcagggatctacaaatataggagctcttaacatgttaaaaagaaactgtggacaaggcatagatagcaactttttctctgtaaataatgacaaaatttttataatctatgacatccctcacttgttcaaatcattacgaaacaatttctttaaaagtggaaatatgtctttcgatggaaaaattgcacaatggaggcatttggtagttgcagaagaacacaacagaaattttttaaatttaaaaaaactgaatagtaccattgtaaatccaacattcaaaactaagatgagggtgaagtatgctgcgcatgctttgagtaataccgtggcagctattttaaaaatgatggcatggaaagaagtttctgattgcaatgatacagcatttgtgattgaacagttagataaactatttgattgtacaaatggtccatcatctttaaatgacgtaaagaaagggatccgggaaaatgtttccacatcaagtaatcacattgagtcttggaccttttatactgataagttaaaaaccataaaatttataacagcagaaaacacgatactaaaaaatgttaaatgcgtaaagggatatcaaattatctatcaaatccttaaacgatatttgggaaaagttaaagaatgaagggtttaaatatatgaaccttagacagtttaaccaagactctctggaaaacttatttggaatcattaggcaacacagtgtaaccaatagaaatcccactatcacgcactttactgcagcgcttaaaacaagcatggttactgggctgaaagtgcctcatagcagaagtgctaattgtgaagcagacaacaataaacatatgctggaatataaagacattttaaaaactaatttaaaaacaacagaaataaaaattaatgttcaagattccacagacactgaattttatcctgtgttgtctatcccggaccctgaaaacttagaacagcccattgaaaatttgtgtagccttgaaaaccaaccagtagtatatgtaagcgggtatttagctgccaaactattacagaacagttcttgtttaatttgtgaagagtgtttgagcgtgaaaactcctgttgacaatgatttgtatgcatatatatctcttcgcgaatggtggcatgataaaaaaagtctcgtttatccaacaattcaattatgtaccaccgtaaatgaagctaaacaattttatcatgaccatattgccgaccagatatatatggaaaatgttggaaaattcattttcttaatgttgagtacaaattgtaattttagttggtttaaatgtcaacaacataataaagaaatttatgataagatgtttaaaatattaagttacctttttctaagaaaaagttgtaaaatcattaatgacagcttcataaaaagtgaaaacaattttgctgacaaaagtaaaaaagcacagcaacaaagcattgaaaagtaatcttgaggctgaggttcgatcagctgataagaaaattaaagatgtttataaataaaaatcctattttttcttagaaaaagttgtgaaaataaaagtttacaaaattatcatttctgtactttgttataatattcaataattcctcatgcctacaaatgctatgtcatgttcaatacttattgtaatatacctattttatttcgaaataaataatttacgttacaaaacttcgttttacttacacatagtataaaataaaaatagtaatcattaaaatattgaaggttcctatactagatatcgatatgcaattacaaccctagcaaagtatcgataatcgataagttattacgaacgtcactaatactgtcagaaaataaggcattatgttggtagctctgCCTgcagtttgtgcggttggtaaagatttgcgggtcgttctctaaaatgcatatgtgtgcgtgagctcaaaaaatatctatggagtgccgtctcttactcttttatgctctttggtttGTTATTAAAAATCCCAACACAAACAAAATCCCTTCCCCTCCCTGGTGGGACCAAGActgtttgacagctgtcaaaaatAGGAAAGAGGCAGAAAGGCGCTACAGGGCCGAATCTACCGTTGAGAATTTTGACTATTTGACGGAAGTAATGACTGCCACTCGGAAATTGCTTAAGAAAAAAAAGTGGGAAGG from the Ostrinia nubilalis chromosome 5, ilOstNubi1.1, whole genome shotgun sequence genome contains:
- the LOC135071913 gene encoding THAP domain-containing protein 5-like isoform X2, translated to MESRNNKKCVICNKRRSRGGSPLLLSRFPLDSDRCRMWVKNAGIEDLAYVPIEKLHQLKFVCGGHFTPESFNAKGTRLKNSAIPTLELSNPILPDEVLTEFPLHVKDSNKENLKTVLYDHSYCIPKKSNPVERDDKNICHQDAQAEILVHSYKRPKKNIEMKDTSSTFTIKEKRLWRQLQNAKKNNKEYSEVKSEFRQVRFGSADIVSKGCSAE
- the LOC135071913 gene encoding THAP domain-containing protein 5-like isoform X1, with protein sequence MESRNNKKCVICNKRRSRGGSPLLLSRFPLDSDRCRMWVKNAGIEDLAYVPIEKLHQLKFVCGGHFTPESFNAKGTRLKNSAIPTLELSNPILPDEVLTEFPLHVKDSNKENLKTVLYDHSYCIPKKSNPVERVPLTTTTKQLNSTCLGAVDIPDSSISAKTTFEPLPSTSNAPEHMTYKPITHDDKNICHQDAQAEILVHSYKRPKKNIEMKDTSSTFTIKEKRLWRQLQNAKKNNKEYSEVKSEFRQVRFGSADIVSKGCSAE